The following is a genomic window from candidate division KSB1 bacterium.
GCGATGAATGAGGGCATGTTTTCGACCAAGCTGGGCTTGCCCGGCATGCCGACGGTGGCGGAAGACATCATCGTGGCGCGTGATATTCTGCTCGCCGAATACACCGGCGCCAAAGTTCACCTCGCGCATCTCTCCTCGGCGCGTTCGGTCGAGCTGATTCGCTGGGCGAAGCAACGCGGCATTCAAGTCTCCTGCGAAGTGACGCCGCATCATTTCACGTTGACCGACGAGGCGGTGATGGTTTCCAATTACGACACCAACACCAAAATGAATCCGCCGCTGCGCTCGCCGCGCGACGTCGACGCGATGATCGCGGGCTTGCAGGACGGCACGATCGACGTGATTGCCACCGATCATGCGCCGCACGCGATTGAAGAAAAAGACGCCGAATTTGCCGCCGCGCCCTTCGGCATCATCGGCCTCGAAACCGCGCTGGGATTGATCATCACGCGCCTGGTGAAACCGAATATGCTCTCGCTGGCGGATGCCATCGCCAAAATCACCGCCGCGCCGCGCCGCATTCTCAATCTCCCTCCCGTTCAAATTAAAGAAGGCCAGCCGGCCAATCTGGTCTTTTTTTCGCCAACAAAAACGTGGCGGGTTGATAAAACAAAATCCTATTCCAAATCCCGCAACACGCCGTTTCATGGGTGGGATTTGACAGGCAGGGTTTTTGCGGTTTACAATAAACAGCAATGGTGGGTGAATCCGGATTTTTAGGTGAGGTGAAAGATTGACACAAAGTGTATCAGCTTGAAAAATACCTTGATTTTTTGCTCCACCCTTTGTTATTTAGCACAGTTGAGAGCGGGTTTGGCACTTGCGGAGCTCC
Proteins encoded in this region:
- a CDS encoding dihydroorotase, encoding MPRTIKTKAIKNLLIRGARIIDPSQALDKHGDVVIENGIITRVGDNLAAPQHFEMVDARDLVVSPGWCDMHVHFREPGREDEETIETGCAAAVAGGFTAACPMPNTSPATDKREIVESIIKKSKETLVEVYPIAAATKGREGKELSEMAELVEAGAVAFSDDGCAIATAELTRRAMEYANMLGVPIIEHAEEATLDDGGAMNEGMFSTKLGLPGMPTVAEDIIVARDILLAEYTGAKVHLAHLSSARSVELIRWAKQRGIQVSCEVTPHHFTLTDEAVMVSNYDTNTKMNPPLRSPRDVDAMIAGLQDGTIDVIATDHAPHAIEEKDAEFAAAPFGIIGLETALGLIITRLVKPNMLSLADAIAKITAAPRRILNLPPVQIKEGQPANLVFFSPTKTWRVDKTKSYSKSRNTPFHGWDLTGRVFAVYNKQQWWVNPDF